The sequence CTATTTATGGAATTCTAGGGGGAATGGAGATGAGTAAAGTCCAGTCCTCAACAAATCCTTCATCTGGAAGAACAGACAGATATGCAAACGGACATGATACTGTTCTGAGACAAGAGCTGTTAGGAGCCCAACCTGGGTCATGGGACCTCTTACAGCACATAGAAAATTGATTTATAGAGCATTGTGTACATGTATGTCCTCAAGGAAAACTGACTGATCTTTATGACAATAACATCTTGCAAAATTCTGGGCCCAAGATagacaatacatatttattgacttACTGAGTGAGTGAATGCATGCAGGTGGAATGGCTGGCCTGCAGCAGGCCTGGGGAGCAGGTATCTGGGCAGTCTCTGCCTTCCAGGATTCCTCTTAGCTGTGTTCAGGGAGATCCTGGATCCCCAGGGCTGGCAGTGTGAGGAAACACCTCATCCCAGGTTGTGAACATGACTGCTCTGCGTACATGTGCTGTGCCTGCCTCCTGGGAAGACACCAGGCCCAGGATAAAAGGTCACCAGTGCTAGTCCCCTCAGTCCTCAACCCTGACAGTGAcagctcctgcctcctccactgaCTAGGTGAATTCTTGACAAAGAAGGCTCCAGGGGCACAAGACTGCTAGAAGAGAGGGGCATaagaaggcaaggagagaggaaagagtcaCTCTGAGGTGGGGATGTGAAGGATCCTGCAACTTGCAGAGGTCTTGGTTGTCAGTATCGTCTTCCAATTTATTCTTTGGAAAGCAAATGTTCTTGGGGATGTCTTACCCCGTCTTGAAATTTTTGAGATGAAGAGTCAGAAAATGAATGTGTTACCTTGTTTCTTTGGGGACAAGAAGGCTTATGTAGGAGTGATTTTGGAGCCTTTGTAGGGAGATGGTCAGCATATGTCAGTGGAAGCAAATGGACTAAGGAGAGGGAATATTTATTAAGGTTTGTTTTCCTCTAGATCAGTTTCCAAATTGTATTGCAGAACTTGGTTCACAAAGCAACTAGATGTAGAGAATAGGTTTCTATGAAAtccaagggaaagaaaataatgacAATGAATCCTTGAGATTGTGCactgatttctttttgtttctgtcaGGTTGACTGAACTCTCACCACATGTCCTGCCAGCAGAATCAGCAGCGGTGCCAGCCCCCTCCCAAATGCTCCCTGAAATGTCCCCCCAAGTACCCTCCAAAATGCCCACCCCAGTGCCCAGCCCCATGTCCCCCTCTGGTCTCCTGCTGTGGCCCCAGCTCTGGGGGCTGCTGTAGCTCTGGGAGTGGCCGTTGCTGCCTGAGTCACCACAGGCCCTGTCTCTTCCACTGGCTCCAGCACCAGAGCCCTCATTGCTGTGAGTGTGAGCCCTGGGGGGCCTCTGGCTGCTGCGGTGGCTCTGGGGGCTGTTGTTGACCTACATCTTGCCCACAGAGTAGCAGcaatgggaggaccctccctctgAACTTTTCCTCCCCTCACACACTTTCTTCTATTCTGGAGTTTGAGATGCTAAAATGAACTATTCTCACAAGCCTCATCCCTGTGCTCTCCACAAACTCCCTGTCCCCTAACACAGCCACCCCTCTGTGGAACCATCAGGCCCTAAATCCCACCATGGGAAGAATAAGGTTCCTTCTTCCAGCACCCTGCTCCTTGCTGTTGATGATCTCATACACAATGgcacctccctgccccacccatgAGGATGGATCAGTGTTTCTCCAGGAAAAGTTGCCCAATTCAGGTTTCAAACATCCCAGGGAACACACTGTTTTGTGCAGACAACCCTCAGGACAGTGACCCAGAGCAATTTCAGTGACCCTGTCCTTGAATCTGGAAAAGGGACCTTCTTCCCTCCTGTCAGTCCCAGGGCTGAGGACTAGAAATGCCACGCATGTGTAGGGGCAGTGGCTCTTCTGCTGACTAtgatttatattaatttaaagaatgttcataacattgatcacattttatttttataacattcttTGGTAAAGCAAGAAAAACACAATCAACAGAATTGAGTGATGAAGATATAGAGATTCAGAGAGGCCACATGGCGAGTACAAATGACAGCTGAGCTCAGCATGGGAAGCTCCAGtgtcttactttttaaattatttctaaagtcACATGATCAGGCCTATATGATTTCATACTCCAAATAATTTTGGCTCATTGTAAACTGTTTCAGAAATGATTATTTTTCCATTAGGTAAGCATCATGATGTAATAAAAAAAGCTGTAATGttaagtaacaataataatataataatgataataccaaTAATAGCCTTTATTGAGGGCCTATTCATGGCTTGACTCTTCACATACCTTTTATTTAGCCTTTACAACAACCTATGTGGCagaaattatttgtattttatatatgatGAAACTAACCAAAGCCCAGAGAGAGTAAGTGGTGTGCTCTGCCACATAGCTGGTTGGAGTGAGAACCTTAGGATAAGGCCAGGCCTGTCTGCCCCCAAAGACTTTGCCGTTTCCCTGGGGCACTCAGCCTCCTAACTGCTGGTTTTACCTCTTGAGATGAGATAAGATAAAGTGTTGATTGTGTCTGAGGGTGCCTAACACCAGGTAGGGTCAACAATTAATTCCATATCCTGAGTTAAGACAAATAGTCTCCACACCTGTGTCCCAGCTTCTGCTCCAGCTCCCCCAACACCAGCCTTTACAGGGCACCAGAACCTGATCTGGTCACACTTCTGCTTAAAATGGTGGCCAGGGATCTGAGGATGTAGATGCTggtggccccttcctcctgctCTCACTTACTGGTTGCTATCAGTTCTATGAATGTGCCATAATCTCTCCTGTCCCTTGTGCTTTCCTTTGCACATGCCATTCCCTCATTCTAGCAGGCTCTTCACATTCCTTTGCTCCTActtatccttcagatctcagccccATGCCCACTTGTTCAGGAAAGCCTTTCCTGGTCTCCCTGGCCAGACGAGCTCTCCCCCATTCTGTGCACTCTCAGCCCTAGACAGCTCTCATTGTTCTGTGGACTCTCCTGTCAAACACTAATCAGTGATGCCACTGATCATTTATCTGTCTGGCGCTTTGATTAATGTTTGTCTCTCCACTTGACTGaaatctctctaagaacagggacaacgtttgtttgtttgtttatcttaccACTGTATCCATAGTGTGTAGCATAATGATTTGTACACAGTAAATACCCAAtagctgaatgaacaaatgcctGCATGGGAGAATGAATAAATCAACATCCTCAATGTTATCACCATCATTCCTTCAATCTGTATTAGTGTTGAAATATCTTTCTTATTTGCTCCAGCCCCTTGGGACATACATATACTAAAATATATTGGTAGTCTATCTGAATTGAAATTCAACTgggcatttttatttgctaaatttttatttgctaaatctggcaaccatAAGAGACACTTGCCTTTTTGTGCTGTGGGCCACCCAATCCCATGTTTGGAGGCTTGCAGTCCCATTCTCCCACTAATTATGTCTGTGGCTTTTTCTCCAGAGTGAGAAGGTAAAGTCTTTGGAAGGTAGTGCCTTGTTTCTATGCTCCTACTCTGTGCTTCTGTCTACTAGAGCCCTTATCACACTACTTACAAATGTCTGTTTAACTGTGTGTTTTCCTTATGAGACTGtcagcttcttgagggcagaggctgggagTAGTTGCTCAGAGTGTTTTCTGAGTGAATGGATGATGACTGTTCTTAATTCAATTCTAGGAATCTAACAGGTAATCTGcaattatttgttgagtgaacTGGATTTAATAAGTTCCACTTCATGAACTAAGATCGCATCGATTTAGTGTAGAGTGTTTGAGACAATGGCTATTAAtagggaagatataaagaagTAGTCATCACCAAGAGGAATACACTATTTCCTTGGATTACAGGTCAACTTCCAGTGAACATGTCATCCTGGGTGATTTGTATTCCCAAGATGCTTGGGGAAGATGCCTGACTGAGGTTCAAGCAGAGGCTGATCCCTCGGGATGTTATAGAAGGTATCATTTGTGGCAGGTGGGCTGTGATTCTATGCTTCATGAATGCGATTTAGGTTTCACCAAGATTTAGGGATATATCcctacatgtgtgtgtgtatgtgatatatgtataaatatcacaatatgtatgtatatgtatatacacacttgataatacatatatataatctttattgaggtataattaacataccatacagttcatccatttaaagtttataattcaatgtttttagtatattcacagagctaTGTAATCACCaccacagtctaattttagaatattttcatcaccccaaaacaaAATCCTGTGGCGATTAGTAGTCACATCCCATCTCCCTGAGtcctactttttgtctctacagaattgcctattttggacattttatataaatggaatcctacaatatgtggttttttgtgactggctctttttatttagcataatgttttaaaggTTCATGCATGTTGCACCATGTATCGAGATTCATTCCTTTACACGGCCAAACCATATTCCATTATATTGGTATACCACATGTGTTTAgccattcatcagttgttggacacttgggttgtttctgcattatggctattgtgaataatgctgctatgaaacattcacgtacaaatttttgtgtggatgttTTCATTTTGGTGGGATTTTCGTTTTGCTAGGAGGGAATTGGGAAATCATGTGGTAACTATATTTaacttttgaagaactgccagactgttttccacaatggctgtaccatgtacattcccaccagcaatgtattcaaggttccaatttctccatattctccccaacacttgtttgtTATAGTCATGCTAGCGGGTATGGagtggtatgtcattgtggttttggcacatcttttcatgtgtttattaaccatttgtgtatcttgtttggagaaatatctactcAAATACTTTGTCCACTTTtgaattgtgatttttttattattgagttgtgtttttatatattttagatgcaAGTCCCTTTTCAGATAtttgatctgcaaatattttctcccattctgtgggtccttttttcaatttcttaataGTATCACTtgtagcacaaaagtttttaattttcatgaagctcaatttatttattttttacttttgttgcttatgcttttggtgttgtatctaagaaaccattgcctaatccaacaccatgaagatttactcctatggtttcttccaagagttttatagttctagTTCTTATATTTAGGTATTGAtctaatttgaattaatttttgtgtatggtatgaagACTCATACTTTAATCTTAATTTTACTTGTATATTCTTATGAAAAATCTATATAATCATATTGTACAAATTTCTCTTCTCATCTTTCTAAATACATATCTAATTCTGACACTATCATCGcagctttatatttatttagctatttgtTTCATTGTTTACCTCAATCTATAgttttatctctctttctctccgtTTTTTTCTAACTCTATCTCTATAATTTGAATATAATATTAGGACCAGAAATAACTTCAGAATTTATCTAGTccaactgagacccagagaattTAAGTGATTTTGCTGGAGGCCACACAACTTTTAATGTCTTCTTTGTGTTGATGAAACAGATTTATAATGAATAAGgaattttgaataataaattaacctcaATATTAAATTtaggcaaaaatatatataataagttTTCAAGTCTCTAAACTAGAAGGTGGTTTATCTTTGAAACCCACAGCAAACAAATAATTCAAACATAAAAAGTTAACCTATATCTTTATATTCAATTTAATAAGTGAAATATCATCTTCTTTCTAGCCAACTTATGTCTACTGAAGTTTTCCCTGGTATCCCATCAGACGACTAACTCTTTTAATTGACCCCTGGGACTTATTACTAGCTTGATTttcatttgacaaacatttaaTGTGCACTTTATGGAAAACTGGATTTCTTCTAGGCACAGTCTTCTGCCACCAAGATGCTCATCATCTCGTGAAGAAACGAGATACATCAGCAAAGAAGTGCAGTATTTGTAGGTTCTATAAAAGAAAACTGTTGGGGGCCCCAAAGTGGTCCATTTTTCCCAGGGGGGTGGTGAGAGTAGAGCCTAGTAAGACAGAGGAGACATTGGTGTTTGAGCTAAACGTGATGGAAATATTAGCAGATGTTCGGCACACAAGGGGAATAGGGATGGGTGGGGATAAAGGAGCAGGAAAGTGTTCTgcgaagagaagagaaaagaattcgtagaaaaggcatttgaaatGAAACAACAGCTTACAATGAGAGTAATCATGAGGAGTAGGATATAGCTATAGGCTTCTTAGAAACCAAAGACAGATTGGCATTTGATGTATCTTTACCAGTGAGCCCCCTTTACTCTTCTCTACTCTCCAATGATTGATAACCCAGTGATGCTATATTGATTATATTCTGTGAGACTGAGCACCCGATTAAGCAAGACTCTCCATTTGCCATGATGATAATTGTCTGAGACTCTACTATGATTAAAAATGTCATTGGTTTACTTCTGCACTAGACTCAGAATATTATTGTTTGATGGTGTGAGTGGTGCAAGATAGTCAGTAAATCTTTCTGGGGCCCCAAATTCTCTGTACAAGCAGAAGTACAACTTGCCCAGCCTAGTTTTTATCCTGCCAATGAAATATACTTATATTACTATTTAACTTAACTGAGGCAACATTATTAAATTtgcaaaatatgaaaaagagttAAAGTAGATATACAGCTCTACTTTGTGTCATTATACTTGCTCCTTTATTTCTACACATTCTCTGTTTATTCATTTCCAACTCCAGCCTCTCTCTCTGTATCCCTCTATATCTTTACATCTCCTTGTATATCTATTTGATGTTCTCCATCACTATCCTTGCTGTGCTtgctttctcttttatcttttaacATCTCTGTTAAAGATAGTTGCAAACAGAATTGGGGAGCTCTTCTGCTCTGTTTGCTATTaacttttctttgttctccttgaCATAGTCTTTAGGTGTccttgtttcttcatctattatACAGCCAGGTGGTGACAACCTGTGATACTATTTTTTGCCTTTACCTTTACCTTAGTTGACATATAGGTACTACGTGGCTTAAATATGCATCTAATTTATTGAAGCTGGGCTTAGGGAGGAAAACTCAATGGTATCCTGGTGACAGGGTAAAACCCTGactactttaattctttttttgttgttgttgttgacgaagattcaccctgagctaacatttatgccaatcttcctgtgtTTTGAATGTGGGTTGCAGCCTCAGCAAGGCCAccgctgagtggtgtaggtctgcacccgagaactgaacctgggccgccaaagcagaggatgctgatcttaaccactaggccatggggccggcccccttgacTACAATTCTTGAGGGTAGAGGTCACAAGACACTAAGAATTTATATGGCAAGATTAGAAGATATCTCAGATGACAAACATTGCCTCCATTTCAGGGATGAGTCCTGGTACCGCTGACTATTCCAGTGATCGGAGGGGGACTAAAATGAAGATTGTGAAATGATATAAAAAGAGAAGTCTCTTACGGAATACgttgaaaacatacatctttgCAAACAGAGGGAAAGTATTTATGTTCTACCTCTCAGGATCAATGCATCACTAAGACATCAGCAAATTCTTTTAAGGTTCAGCAAGCCAGTGCCCCAAAGGATCATAACTCCTGAAAAGGATCTCATAGTATCATAAAACATAGAGTGCCTCTTTGTGCATCTGTAACTCAAGGTAACTTCATGTCATTATATATCTACTTCCCGAAGCATCTATTTCTAGATAACTTGGCtatgaatcctggttctgccttTTCCAAGCTTGTGACCTACAACAAATTACTACCTCTTTGAATTTTCTCAGTTataaaacaatgataataatatgtACCCCACAGGGCTACTTTAAAGATTAAGGGATTTAAGATATGTCAAATTCTTAGCCAAGTGACAGTTATACAGCAAGTGGTCAATGAATTATCTCTAGACTTATGGCACTTTTCAAGTTGActccttcttttttattaatgtatCCATATATACTGCAATCCCTGTGCCTCTATGTCTCCTTCACATGATCTATTCCACGCTCAATTTGTACCATTTACActtccatatttttttaaatctatatcttCATCTCTGTCTTTTGTTCTATATTCCATTATatccatctttatttttataatttttgtggaTATCTATATAACTCAGCTCTCTTTTGATATCTTTGTATCAATTTTGTAAATCACTGCATTGTTGCCACTTATTCTTAgatttatatcattatatttctagcCATGTATATTTCAACCTACACAGCTATTTCTAAATAGCCCCATTTATCTATAGATATGTTGAAAACTCTAACACCCAGCCTCATTGTCATCTGTCAGATTTACCTTCCAGGCCCTCTTCCCTGACCCTCCTCCCACTTCCATTTGTAAAAAGCAGGAAGCAGGAAGCAACAAGAGTTGCAGTGCTCTTTGTTCTCTGGATTGGACAATATCAACTCTTCTCTGGTCGTTTAAGATGTATGAACCAAGCCCAGTTTCATGCCATCcttccattcatctatccatccattcatcaacaGACTCATATTAAGTCAGGGACctagagatacaaagatgaataagaaagaGATTCTCCCTTCAAGAAGTACATATTCTATCAAGAGATGAGTGGGAGAAACACAGCTAAAAGAATTCAATAATTCACATTCTGGTGTGGCCAGCTGGTCTATGTTTGCAGTTTTCCTCCTTCATTGATTTCCTGACTACCTTCTAGGCCAACATCAAGATCAGGGCTATTCAACTTCAGAGCACCTTGGCCAAATTGTGTGTGATCAGAGAAATAATTTCTCTGTTGTCATGGAAAGGGTCCTGGTCTGGGATGAGAGCTACGTGGAGTCTTGTCCCTCCAAGTCAGTCATTAGCTTTAGGTCCCAGACAGGTTTATCTCTCTGGGACTTCcagtcctcatctgtagaatgacgAGGTGGGACCGGACAATTCTTGGGGGTCCGCAAGTCTATGATCCTACTCAAGTTTGGAATGGTATCTGGAGACTCCTTTGGAATGAGTGATAGGATCCAGAACTCGGACTCTGAAGTCGGGTTGATCCGGGCAGAGACTTTCTCATGGGAGGGATTTCATAGACATGATTGGCATGTGCTTTTTATGTCACAAAACACTTTCATACCCATTATCTGACTTTATCTTCACGAGAACCTGGTGAAGTAAGTATTTTCACTCCCATCTTGAGGAAACTAAAGCCTAGAGAGCTAAATGGCTAATTAAGTGCTAAGTACTTTAGATCAGTTATCTCGCTTTAAgtcaattatctcatttaattcacacaataatcctatgacttttctaattcttctttttcttctctttcttcctcctcctcctcctctttctcttccttctccttcttctttccgtttttgttttttccattttatagatgaggaatctgaggctcatGGAGGTTAAGTAGCTTTCACGCCATTAGTAAGTACTAGAGCTCAGATTCAAGCCCAAATCTACCTTAATCTAAAGTCTCTGTTCACAAGCTTGGTCAGAATCTTAGATGccgccaggggctggagggttaCATAAACCAGTGGGTGGATTATTTCACTTTCCTTGAatttcaccaaagaaaaataagagcacaagtaaaataatggaagaaaatttaTACTTTACGTTTCATTGTAGATATAAAGAATGAGGGAAAATTGTAGAACATAAAAAGTATATGTCCTATCTAAGAGGGGCAGCTGTTAATTGGGTTGATGGAAGGTGGGCTCACCTATGCCAGAACTTTTGATTTTAGAAGAAAAGCTGGATTTTAAGTAAAATCTATTTCTAAATATTAATGattacttaaaaaattatgtgCCCAAAAATTATGTAGGCAAAAGATATCCCATCTTGTCTGTATCTGGCTCACAGGATGCCAGTTTATTATttctgtcaggcactgtgctgtctTTAAGGACTACTCCATAGCATTAGCTGAGCACCTGCTGTAAAGCCATCAGGCTACTCAGCTCAGGACTGGATGCAGCAGACAGACATTGATCCAGCTGTGCCTGTTGCTTATGGTTAGCATTTATTCTGAGTAGATGTtggatattttgaatatcattCTTGGATGGATGCTTTTGCATAAAATAATCcccttaatccttacaacaactcaggaaagaaaatttaattatctccattttgcagatgagtaaaTTAATACTCAGGTGGGTtttaaaggtcacacagctgtaaaTAGCCAACCTGGAATGTTAGACTCAGCTCTGACCCAATGTTCTCCTCCTTCTGGAGGATTGCCTCTATCTTTGAGGTGATTTTAATTGCTTCAAATCAGGAAACTTTTCCTCTTTTATAGCTATCTGGTGAGAATCTGAGACAAGGAGGAAGGTAGGGGCCTGGAGAGAAGATACCATTGCCACTCCTCATCATCCCCACTACCAGGTTTTCTAGAGATGGAAAAGAAACTGATAGagtgaagaaggaggaagaaaataagaatctaCTTCCTCATCGACACTGGGATGAGACACTCCCATACTCTACAGGTGACTGCAAGGACAGGCATACAGGGAGGGGACCAGTTGCTGGAATGCCAACCTGGGTGATGAGCCAGGCAGATGCCAACCAGTTGTCTCATGGTCTAAGCCAAAGCCAGAACCATTTATATAAAGACAGCCCTCTGTCCAGACACCTCAGCCTGAATGACTGCTTGCCTGCACGGAGGGTGAGTCTAGGGAATGGGTACGGGGATTGGGATGGGGATGATACTCGGAAAGTACCCAGATTCACAAGTGTGAGGCATAGTGAGGGGAGAAACTGGGAGCAGAGGAAGAGTGGTACATCAGCCTAAGGAGAAAAGTCTGGTGGACTTTTGGGGACATAAGAATATCTGTGGAGTTTGTGTGAAGAACTGGGGCACTGAAGTCAGTGTATTTGCCTGTGATAACCTTGCCCTCATCCTCAGGTACCATTTTCCCCTATCAAGACCTCTCTCCCTGGAAAGAATGCATTAGTAATTTACATTTTGTGACCAGAATTTTGTGTAGGGGGGTTACCTTCCCCAAGGACATATGTATTTAGATATTCTCTATAAATGGAGAATGGAAGGCTTTGCCCTTTATTGGAAGTATTTTCAGCGTTTCAGAAGCTTATTGAGAACTGTTTTGTTGGATGAGCCAATTGTCAAATCAGCCTTCCTGCTGTGCTGCTCTCTGGGCTGCCTGTACATGAACAGGCAgatttggggaggggggaggtgtGGGGactgctctctgtttctctctggcttAGTGTGATGTTGGAGAGTATGCCTGCATCCCCCAAGTCATGTTTGTAATGCTGCTGCAGTGTAGAGCTTTACATGGGGCTGAATGTCAGTCTTGCATTTTCTGGATTACCCCATCTTAGGTAACTGCACCCTGCCTCTCAGAAGGGCCgggaagaaaatatttctggGGCTAGCAGACTGTCCCACTTCAGGGGATTAATGACAGCAATCTGCATGGGCAAGTTGTCATGTTGGTTCTGAGCCTTTCCAAGGCTGGTGTGTTTTGCATATGTCCATGAGGGCCTGTTTAAACAAATTCACCCCAAAAGATTGGATATAGAGACACAAACATTTTATGTTGGGTTTGAGCTGCTCAGTAACTGACTGGATCCTTACTTTCCAATGGATAGTTTGAGTGGAGACTATTCTTGAGTGCTTGTTCCTATCTGTGCATTCTATATGTTTGCACATATCTGTGTGCTGCCAGTTCGTGTGTGTGAGGATGTCCAAGCTCCTGTGAGTGGGGAGTCCCTACTTTGGGCTATGGCCTTGGGATACTATGTTATCTCTACTTCCTGCAGAGCTCCCTCCCACAACTTAGGACCTGGGGAAGTGATGAAAATCCTCTTGTCATTACTTGTATGCCCACCCTCGAAGGGGAGACTCTGGACACCTGCAAACCTGGCTGTGCCTTTGAAACTCCCTCAGATCAGGACCTCAGTAAGGTCTTTTTGGCAGATCCAAGGCAGGTCCCCTGGGCCAAGGTGACTAATCTTGAGTCTGGCTAACTCAGTAAGGTCgagggtggaggaggaaaggTCAGGGAAGAAACAGGGTGTCTTCCCCTTGGTCCTGGCCCCTCCTCTCCAACAACTCTCACCCTCTTGACCCTAGTCTTTCTACCCTCAGGTCCTGCTCACCTGCCTGCATCAGAACCATGTGTGACCAGCAGCAGATTCAGTATTGTCTGCCACTTCCCCGCAACTGCTGCGTGAAGAGTTCCTCCTTCTATCCCTCCCAAGCCCCCTGTGCCAAGAGCCAGCTGTTGGTCCAAGTCCCTTGTGAGGTGCAAATTGTGGATTGCCCCACACCATGCCCAGCTCAAGTTTCCCAGGTGAAGTGCCAGGCTGCATGCCAGCCTGAGACCACCCAGGCTCCGTGCCAGGCTCCGTGCCAGTCTAAGACCAAACAGGTgaagtgccaggcaccatgccagcCTGAGACTGCCCTGGTgaagtgccaggcacc comes from Diceros bicornis minor isolate mBicDic1 chromosome 4, mDicBic1.mat.cur, whole genome shotgun sequence and encodes:
- the LOC131402798 gene encoding late cornified envelope protein 2A-like — encoded protein: MSCQQNQQRCQPPPKCSLKCPPKYPPKCPPQCPAPCPPLVSCCGPSSGGCCSSGSGRCCLSHHRPCLFHWLQHQSPHCCECEPWGASGCCGGSGGCC